In Oncorhynchus masou masou isolate Uvic2021 chromosome 10, UVic_Omas_1.1, whole genome shotgun sequence, a single genomic region encodes these proteins:
- the LOC135546994 gene encoding gamma-crystallin M3-like, with amino-acid sequence MSTGKIIFYEDRNFQGRSYETSSDCPELTSYLSRCNSCRVESGCFMVYDRSNFQGNQYFVRRGEYGDYQRMGMSDCIRSCRNIPMHRGNFRMRIYEKENFGGQMHELSDDCESMTDRFRMNDMQSCNVMDGHWLMYEQPHFRGRQMYMRPGEYRNMRELSMQMGSNTVRFNSMRRILDSCY; translated from the exons ATGTCTACGGGCAAG ATCATCTTCTACGAGGACAGGAACTTCCAGGGCCGTTCCTATGAGACCTCCAGCGACTGCCCTGAGCTGACCTCCTACCTGAGCAGGTGCAACTCCTGCAGAGTTGAGAGCGGCTGCTTCATGGTGTACGATCGTTCCAACTTCCAGGGAAACCAGTACtttgtgaggagaggagagtatggTGACTACCAGCGTATGGGCATGAGCGATTGCATCAGATCTTGCCGTAACATCCCCATG CACAGAGGAAACTTCCGGATGAGGATTTACGAGAAGGAGAACTTTGGAGGTCAGATGCACGAGCTGAGCGACGACTGTGAGTCCATGACCGATCGTTTCCGCATGAACGACATGCAGTCCTGCAACGTGATGGACGGCCACTGGCTGATGTACGAGCAGCCCCACTTCAGAGGCAGGCAGATGTACATGAGGCCTGGAGAGTACAGGAACATGAGAGAGTTGAGCATGCAAATGGGCTCCAACACTGTGAGGTTCAACAGCATGAGGCGTATTTTGGATTCTTGTTATTAA
- the LOC135546995 gene encoding gamma-crystallin S-1-like, giving the protein MGKIIFYEDKNFQGRSYECTVDCADLHIHFSHCNSIQVESGSWMVYERPNYMGYQYFLRRGEYPDYQRWMGFNDCVKSCRMIPQNQGAHKMRIYERSDFGGQMLEFADDLPSLYDRFQYNDIHSCNVMEGYWLFYEHPNYRGRQYLLRPGEYRRYSDWGAINSRIGSIRRAVAHPN; this is encoded by the exons ATGGGAAAG ATAATCTTCTACGAGGACAAGAACTTCCAGGGTCGCTCCTATGAGTGCACCGTCGACTGTGCCGACCTGCACATCCATTTCAGCCACTGTAACTCCATACAAGTGGAGAGCGGAAGCTGGATGGTCTATGAGCGGCCCAACTACATGGGCTACCAATACTTTCTGAGAAGGGGAGAGTATCCCGACTACCAGCGCTGGATGGGCTTTAATGATTGTGTGAAATCCTGCCGCATGATTCCTCAA AATCAGGGAGCACACAAGATGAGAATCTACGAGCGCTCTGACTTTGGCGGTCAGATGTTGGAGTTTGCCGAtgacctcccctccctctatgATCGATTCCAGTACAATGATATCCACTCCTGCAATGTTATGGAGGGGTATTGGCTCTTCTATGAGCATCCCAACTACAGAGGCAGGCAGTACCTCCTGAGGCCTGGCGAGTACAGGAGATACAGTGACTGGGGAGCCATCAATTCAAGGATTGGTTCAATCAGACGTGCTGTTGCTCATCCAAACTGA
- the LOC135547609 gene encoding gamma-crystallin M1-like → MGKITFYEDRNFQGRSYECMSDCPDISSYMSRCQSCRVESGCFMAYERASFMGQQFFMRRGEYPDMQRMISMGMMFDNIRSCRIIPQHRGSFRMRIYERENFGGQMMELMDDCDSIQERYRMSDCQSCNVMDGHWLMYEQPHFRGRQMYMRPGEYRSFREMGMSGMRFMSMRRITDMCN, encoded by the exons atGGGCAAG ATTACCTTCTACGAGGACAGGAACTTCCAGGGCCGCTCTTATGAGTGCATGAGCGACTGCCCCGACATTTCCTCCTACATGTCCCGCTGCCAGTCCTGCAGAGTGGAGAGTGGCTGCTTCATGGCGTACGAGCGTGCCAGCTTCATGGGCCAGCAGTTCTTCATGAGGAGGGGAGAGTACCCTGACATGCAGCGCATGATAAGCATGGGCATGATGTTTGACAACATCCGGTCCTGTAGAATTATCCCCCAG CACAGAGGATCCTTCAGGATGAGGATCTACGAGAGGGAGAACTTCGGAGGTCAGATGATGGAGCTGATGGACGACTGTGACTCCATCCAGGAGCGTTACCGTATGTCAGACTGCCAGTCCTGCAACGTGATGGACGGCCACTGGCTGATGTACGAGCAGCCCCACTTCAGAGGCAGGCAGATGTACATGAGGCCTGGAGAGTACAGGAGCTTCAGAGAGATGGGCATGAGTGGCATGAGGTTCATGAGCATGAGGCGTATCACTGATATGTgcaattaa
- the LOC135546996 gene encoding gamma-crystallin M2-like, with product MGKITFYEDRNFQGRSYECSNDCTDLHSYFSRCNSIRVDSGCFMIYERPNYMGHQYYMRRGEYTDYQRWMGFSSCIRSCRMIPMYRGSYRMRIYEKADFSGHMMEFMDDCPCVSDRFHHRHIYSCNIMNGFWIFYEYPNYRGRQYFLRTGEYRRYREWCATCAIVGSFRRVTDF from the exons ATGGGCAAG ATTACATTTTACGAGGACAGGAACTTCCAAGGTCGTAGTTATGAGTGCAGCAATGACTGCACAGACCTGCACTCCTACTTCAGCCGTTGTAACTCCATCAGGGTGGATAGTGGCTGTTTTATGATCTATGAGCGCCCCAACTACATGGGTCACCAGTATTACATGAGGAGGGGAGAGTATACTGATTACCAGCGTTGGATGGGCTTCAGCAGCTGTATCCGATCATGTCGTATGATTCCAATG TACCGGGGTTCATATAGGATGCGAATCTACGAGAAGGCCGATTTCAGTGGTCACATGATGGAATTCATGGAtgactgtccctgtgtgtctgaTCGTTTCCACCACCGCCACATCTACTCCTGTAATATCATGAATGGCTTCTGGATCTTCTACGAGTATCCCAACTACCGGGGTCGACAGTACTTCCTGAGAACCGGAGAGTACAGGAGATACCGTGAATGGTGCGCCACCTGCGCCATTGTAGGCTCTTTCAGACGGGTCACTGACTTTTAG